DNA from Deltaproteobacteria bacterium:
ATGCCGCTGCAGTCATAAAGGGTGTTCGCTCATACCAACGTGTGGCTAACGCCATTACCGGTGTTGCGTTATACGCATCGATCATGCCTGTTGCTAATGAAGTCATTAAATCAGTAACCGAAAGCACAACTGGCTGAAAACCAGCTAACTTAAATACTTCGACGGCTTTAGGATCACCCGCCCAAACAAAAATCTTCATATCTTGCAATTGGTTAGGTGAAGTTATTGATTTACGTAGAAAAAAACGCGCCGATCCCGTGTCACCCCACATCAGCGCTTGAAAACCTTTTTCTACCAGGCGCTGCTCCCATTTTTGTACGAGGTGATTAAATACATATTCATATTCAGCATCGCTAGCGATCAACCCCGGTATGCTTAAGACTTTGGGAGCTGAATCAATTTCGCCAACCCCAATGGTGCTAATTGCAGCTGCTTGCAATTGGCCAATACGCATTTTGCGCACCATATCGCCTTCATTGCCAGCCACGCCACTTGGAAAAATCTTCAACTGTACTTGATTATTTGATGCCTTAGCCCATTTAACCGCCATATCTTTTAGTTGGCGATGCCACCCTGAACCTTCAGGAGCAAGAGTACCAAGTTTGATGGTTAC
Protein-coding regions in this window:
- the dctP gene encoding TRAP transporter substrate-binding protein DctP; its protein translation is MKQLKMNILPKIFWILVNIIIVFTTTPNAKAVTIKLGTLAPEGSGWHRQLKDMAVKWAKASNNQVQLKIFPSGVAGNEGDMVRKMRIGQLQAAAISTIGVGEIDSAPKVLSIPGLIASDAEYEYVFNHLVQKWEQRLVEKGFQALMWGDTGSARFFLRKSITSPNQLQDMKIFVWAGDPKAVEVFKLAGFQPVVLSVTDLMTSLATGMIDAYNATPVMALATRWYERTPFMTAAAWAHLPGTTLITTRAWNKIPKDLQPELLRISRAVGVQVNEEVARMQADAIAGMKKNGLKIIEFDTAGMQAWQELAQKTWPAIRGGAVSVADFDEAKRIRDEFRANKH